In Fundidesulfovibrio magnetotacticus, a single window of DNA contains:
- a CDS encoding nucleotide-binding protein yields the protein MTAPTPAIIAVIGPKGGVGKSTISANLAICLARTGARVIAVDLDLGSANLNVLFGLRNVPCTLDDFLMGKIPELDQAVLPTGIEGLSLISGGNVPGIASLPYQRKIKLMRHLRKLPCDYLLLDLAAGVTNNVVDFALMAGKSLLVTTPDVPSLMSLYSFLKTMVFRRMALYLKQAGATEILALLEMAKDAESHPELKTFEALLERARAVDPQNVEKMRRVNARFAPVTLVNRASGEAGIKAGATINKLMEKFLSITVHDIMTVREDPAVTRAAMKLRPVLIEEPGCPFGKDLQRAAAFIVNKGL from the coding sequence GTGACAGCACCCACACCAGCGATCATTGCCGTCATCGGACCCAAAGGCGGGGTCGGCAAGAGCACCATTTCGGCCAATCTGGCCATCTGCCTGGCGCGCACGGGGGCGCGCGTCATCGCCGTGGACCTCGACCTCGGTTCTGCCAATCTCAACGTCCTGTTCGGGCTCAGGAACGTGCCCTGCACGCTGGACGATTTCCTGATGGGCAAGATTCCCGAACTGGATCAGGCCGTCCTTCCCACCGGCATCGAGGGGCTTTCGCTCATTTCCGGAGGCAACGTCCCCGGCATCGCCAGCCTTCCCTACCAGCGCAAGATCAAGCTCATGCGCCACCTGCGCAAACTCCCGTGCGACTATCTCCTGCTGGACCTCGCCGCGGGCGTCACCAACAACGTGGTCGATTTCGCCCTCATGGCCGGGAAAAGCCTCCTCGTCACCACGCCCGACGTGCCCTCGCTCATGAGCCTCTACAGCTTCCTGAAAACCATGGTGTTCCGAAGAATGGCGCTGTACCTCAAGCAAGCCGGGGCCACGGAGATCCTCGCGCTGCTTGAAATGGCCAAGGACGCCGAAAGCCACCCGGAGCTCAAAACCTTCGAGGCCCTGCTCGAACGCGCCCGTGCGGTGGACCCGCAGAATGTCGAGAAGATGCGCCGCGTCAACGCGCGTTTCGCGCCCGTCACGCTGGTCAACAGGGCCTCGGGCGAGGCCGGGATCAAGGCCGGGGCCACCATCAACAAGCTGATGGAAAAATTTCTGAGCATCACCGTGCACGACATCATGACCGTGCGTGAAGACCCCGCCGTGACCAGGGCGGCCATGAAACTCAGGCCCGTGCTGATCGAGGAGCCCGGCTGCCCCTTCGGCAAGGACCTGCAAAGGGCTGCCGCGTTCATCGTGAACAAGGGGCTGTGA
- a CDS encoding OmpA family protein: MSATAPNEHDGPGNFSISGLSRLAESQERVLSLLEATASRLAMVEFAPAAPATDEEKERLRQETETLAAALEQERLSAARDKDEARELLRQAEQALEQAALATQEERRLAAELARELEAARSMLEEARADALRAQGDLDALRGEMKRLEDDLSRSAPIPESEEAKAAEKALLEECSRLESSLEEERRRGEQAQALISTLAAERDEARERLALAEERARSAETRVQEFGRQTQQLEARGQELEALRLELEARLAEALAAGERATPVSSNADQEQTSHRTDAADASGVRFWKSCCLGLMLVLVVALSALWGDSDRQKPPSAVQRSAPGEAARSPGADDKERPAPPRQHAIGEAVRPEQPGEPRAKAEQQTSPPAPAAPVASGAPAPAPPTVPAPPGKEILSAAAPETAPTTGPPPAAAPALLPQATAAKPEAAGPDQFSLPFPPAADVLSPAQNKDIAELVKKVLAKPRKVVLVLGYADAQPLRGVLAKRYPDNVALAQARALAVARALVAGGVPEKLVTACGVGAVRPLSSGQPAAGGLLARRADVLAW; the protein is encoded by the coding sequence ATGTCGGCAACGGCGCCCAACGAACACGACGGCCCCGGGAATTTCTCCATATCCGGTCTTTCACGGCTCGCCGAGTCTCAGGAGCGGGTCCTTTCCCTGCTGGAGGCCACGGCTTCGCGGCTGGCCATGGTGGAGTTCGCCCCGGCCGCACCGGCCACGGACGAAGAGAAGGAACGGCTCCGCCAGGAGACGGAAACACTTGCCGCCGCCCTGGAGCAGGAGCGTCTGAGCGCCGCGCGGGACAAAGACGAGGCGCGGGAGCTGCTGCGCCAGGCCGAGCAGGCGCTGGAGCAGGCTGCCCTGGCGACGCAAGAGGAACGACGCCTGGCCGCTGAGCTGGCCCGGGAGCTCGAAGCGGCGCGCTCCATGCTCGAAGAGGCTCGCGCCGACGCGCTGCGGGCGCAGGGAGATCTGGATGCCCTGCGCGGGGAAATGAAACGCCTGGAAGACGATTTGTCACGGTCCGCGCCGATTCCCGAGAGCGAGGAGGCCAAGGCAGCTGAAAAGGCCCTGCTCGAAGAGTGCTCGCGCCTGGAATCCTCCCTTGAAGAGGAGCGGCGACGCGGTGAGCAGGCGCAGGCCCTGATAAGCACGCTGGCCGCCGAACGCGACGAGGCGCGGGAACGGCTCGCGCTGGCCGAGGAACGCGCCCGCTCCGCTGAGACGCGCGTCCAGGAGTTTGGACGGCAGACACAGCAGCTGGAGGCGCGGGGACAAGAGCTGGAGGCGCTGCGGCTGGAACTGGAAGCGAGGCTGGCCGAAGCGTTGGCCGCTGGAGAACGGGCGACGCCTGTCTCCTCCAACGCGGACCAGGAGCAAACGTCTCACCGCACGGACGCCGCAGACGCTTCCGGCGTGCGCTTCTGGAAAAGCTGCTGTCTGGGCCTGATGCTCGTGCTCGTGGTGGCTCTTTCCGCCCTCTGGGGGGACAGTGACCGTCAGAAACCACCGTCGGCGGTCCAGCGTTCCGCGCCCGGCGAAGCCGCGCGGTCGCCTGGCGCGGACGACAAGGAACGCCCCGCGCCGCCCCGGCAGCACGCCATCGGGGAGGCCGTGCGGCCGGAACAGCCCGGCGAGCCCCGGGCCAAAGCGGAGCAGCAGACGTCGCCCCCTGCCCCTGCCGCGCCCGTTGCGTCCGGCGCGCCCGCTCCCGCGCCGCCGACGGTCCCGGCTCCTCCCGGGAAGGAAATCCTCTCCGCCGCCGCACCCGAGACCGCGCCGACAACCGGCCCTCCTCCTGCAGCTGCCCCTGCCCTTTTGCCCCAAGCGACGGCCGCAAAGCCCGAGGCCGCTGGGCCAGACCAGTTCAGCCTGCCCTTCCCTCCCGCCGCCGACGTTCTGAGCCCGGCCCAGAACAAGGACATCGCGGAACTGGTCAAAAAGGTCCTGGCCAAGCCACGCAAGGTCGTGCTCGTGCTGGGCTATGCCGACGCCCAGCCGCTGCGTGGAGTGCTCGCCAAGCGCTACCCGGACAACGTGGCCCTGGCCCAGGCCAGGGCTCTGGCCGTGGCCCGGGCCCTGGTGGCGGGCGGCGTTCCCGAGAAGCTGGTGACGGCCTGCGGAGTGGGCGCCGTACGCCCGTTGTCCTCCGGCCAGCCCGCGGCGGGCGGCCTGCTGGCCCGTCGGGCCGACGTGCTGGCCTGGTGA
- a CDS encoding EcsC family protein: MDSPPVRTVASGKGPGEALDAQAMEQLRTARSLLEHRSLSHRFLTTLGTPVDQAYALLPRKARDAIAKGARGALLKLSEYVISHTMNEEARSDQSRLHKWGVMLSGGIGGFGGLASLPVEITVSTSIMLRSIAALARHHGEDLRRVEARLACIEVFGLEGDHAPDEPVLASYFTTRSLFAQEVRTALTYMAAGAQRNTLRPSLVRMVEFIAPRFGVMLEEKFLAQSLPLAGAIGGAALNAIFLDHYQRTARGHFMIRRLEREWGAQAVRSAVASLD, encoded by the coding sequence ATGGATTCGCCACCGGTCCGCACCGTAGCGTCCGGGAAGGGACCGGGCGAGGCGTTGGACGCCCAGGCCATGGAGCAGTTGCGCACGGCCCGGTCGCTGCTAGAGCACCGCAGCCTGTCCCACCGTTTCCTCACCACGCTTGGAACGCCCGTGGACCAAGCCTACGCCCTTCTGCCCCGCAAGGCGCGCGACGCCATTGCCAAGGGGGCGCGCGGTGCGCTGCTCAAGCTCTCCGAATACGTCATTTCCCACACCATGAACGAGGAGGCGCGCAGCGATCAGTCGCGCCTGCACAAATGGGGCGTGATGCTTTCGGGAGGGATCGGCGGCTTCGGAGGCCTGGCTTCGCTTCCCGTGGAAATAACGGTCTCGACCTCGATCATGCTGCGCTCCATCGCCGCCCTGGCCAGGCACCACGGGGAGGACCTGCGCCGCGTCGAGGCACGCCTGGCCTGCATCGAGGTTTTCGGGCTGGAAGGCGATCACGCCCCGGACGAACCCGTTCTGGCCAGTTACTTCACCACTCGCTCGCTCTTCGCGCAGGAGGTGCGCACCGCCCTGACCTACATGGCGGCGGGCGCGCAGCGCAACACGCTACGCCCCTCCCTTGTGCGCATGGTCGAGTTCATCGCCCCACGTTTCGGAGTGATGCTGGAGGAGAAGTTCCTGGCGCAGTCGCTCCCCCTGGCCGGGGCCATCGGCGGGGCCGCCCTCAACGCCATCTTCCTGGACCACTACCAGCGCACGGCGCGCGGACACTTCATGATCCGCCGCCTTGAGCGGGAGTGGGGCGCTCAGGCGGTTCGGTCCGCCGTGGCCTCCCTGGACTGA
- a CDS encoding sulfite exporter TauE/SafE family protein: MLEIAALVLFGLFVGCYGTLAGIGGGPLIVPVLAMFYHYDTPTLVAVSVLAIFCNTLSGTIAYMREWRVDMSSGTKFGLVAIPGGIASVMAIHWIHMNVFSFLFGFFLLLLALYIYAKPVSADARSSSPFFGGLKQLRRRGRKPRLSFGAEFISEADDEVRKPASRRIVDRQGNTFAYTVDEPLGMAVTALIGALSTFLGIGGGLMQVPALVYILKFPVHIATATSHYITAINSGFTLIALMYSTTLPYKTALSLAAGTIVGAQIGARLSPRFSDKTLLRLLIPVFIVLSVKLMFFNY, from the coding sequence ATGCTTGAAATCGCCGCTTTGGTCCTGTTCGGGCTGTTCGTCGGGTGTTACGGCACGCTGGCGGGCATCGGCGGCGGGCCGCTCATCGTGCCCGTGTTGGCCATGTTCTACCATTACGACACGCCAACGCTCGTGGCCGTCTCCGTGCTCGCGATCTTTTGCAACACCCTCTCCGGCACCATCGCCTACATGCGCGAGTGGCGGGTGGACATGTCCAGCGGCACCAAGTTCGGTCTTGTGGCCATACCGGGCGGCATCGCGAGCGTCATGGCCATCCACTGGATCCACATGAACGTGTTCTCGTTCCTGTTCGGGTTCTTCCTGCTGCTTCTGGCCCTGTACATCTACGCCAAGCCGGTGAGCGCCGACGCGCGCAGCAGCAGCCCCTTCTTCGGCGGACTCAAACAATTGCGTCGGCGCGGCAGAAAGCCGCGCCTGAGCTTCGGAGCGGAGTTCATCTCCGAGGCCGACGACGAAGTGCGCAAGCCCGCATCCAGGCGCATCGTCGACCGCCAGGGAAACACCTTCGCCTACACCGTGGACGAGCCGTTGGGCATGGCGGTGACGGCGCTTATCGGCGCGCTTTCCACGTTCCTCGGCATCGGCGGCGGGCTCATGCAGGTTCCCGCGCTTGTATACATCCTCAAGTTTCCCGTGCACATCGCCACGGCCACTTCGCACTACATCACCGCCATCAACTCCGGCTTCACCCTGATCGCCCTCATGTATTCGACCACGCTGCCCTACAAGACGGCCCTGAGCCTGGCCGCTGGAACCATCGTGGGCGCACAGATCGGGGCGCGTCTCTCGCCGCGCTTCAGCGACAAGACGTTGCTGCGCCTGCTCATTCCGGTGTTCATCGTGCTCAGCGTGAAGCTGATGTTCTTCAACTACTGA
- a CDS encoding potassium transporter Kup: MRGLHPAARDPLGVVGGHAGHDLGALTPALALGALGVVFGDIGTSPLYAIKACFHDGAFAPSETNILGVLSLVFWSLMLVVTLKYVLFIMRADHKGEGGLFALFNLLRKDGNHFSARSMKLIVLCTLAGAALFFGDGMITPAISVLSAVEGLGYATDVARPAVLPLTAAILVGLYALQRRGTGGIGRLFGPVMLTWFAAIALLGIGQIARAPEVLAALAPHHALDFLFRHGLSGFAVLGSVVLCITGCEALYADMGHFGAQPIRVSWFSVVLPALTLNYFGQGAGLLLDPAIASNPFYGIVPGALRIPMVLLASMATICASQAMISGVFSLARHAILLDYLPRMRVMRTSWIIPGQIYIPAINTIMMCASVLLVFAFRESANMAGAFGLAVTGTMVVTTCLYFFVITRNWKWPLWIAASLVSGFLILDLLFFGTNLLKVVSGGWFVLLAACAAMLCMLASKRHQDGNWRLTLSRGSIPLETFMRRLGEIALARAPGTAVFLGVEAANTPKSLVDILGERGVLHENVVIVCLRRTGDPTVEAGKRLAVRHLGLGVHQIVARYGFMEHPNVPELLDEAESHGVPHDPALVYYLGGQSRPKAGHGPWENVLDAVGGLLFRGEPPAFTSFGIPAARVITEAGDVE; encoded by the coding sequence ATGCGCGGCCTGCACCCGGCGGCGCGCGACCCCCTTGGGGTCGTGGGCGGCCATGCGGGCCATGATCTTGGCGCGCTCACCCCAGCCCTGGCCCTGGGCGCGCTGGGCGTCGTTTTCGGCGACATAGGGACAAGCCCGCTCTACGCCATCAAGGCCTGCTTCCACGACGGAGCTTTCGCGCCGAGCGAGACCAACATCCTGGGCGTGCTGTCGCTGGTGTTCTGGTCGCTCATGCTGGTGGTCACTCTCAAATACGTGCTGTTCATCATGCGCGCCGACCACAAGGGCGAGGGCGGGCTGTTCGCGCTGTTCAACCTGCTGCGCAAGGACGGCAACCATTTCTCGGCCCGTTCCATGAAGCTCATCGTGCTGTGCACGCTTGCGGGCGCGGCGCTGTTTTTCGGCGACGGCATGATCACGCCCGCCATCTCGGTGCTTTCGGCGGTGGAGGGCCTGGGGTACGCCACCGACGTGGCGCGTCCGGCGGTGTTGCCGCTCACCGCGGCCATCCTTGTGGGACTTTACGCCCTGCAGCGCCGCGGCACGGGAGGCATCGGACGGCTGTTCGGCCCCGTGATGCTCACGTGGTTCGCCGCCATCGCCCTGCTCGGCATCGGACAGATCGCGCGCGCGCCCGAGGTGCTGGCGGCGCTGGCCCCGCACCACGCCCTGGATTTCCTGTTCCGCCACGGCCTTTCCGGGTTCGCGGTCCTCGGGTCGGTGGTGCTGTGCATCACCGGATGCGAGGCCCTGTATGCCGACATGGGCCATTTCGGCGCGCAACCCATCCGGGTGTCGTGGTTCTCGGTCGTGCTTCCCGCCCTCACGCTCAACTATTTCGGTCAGGGGGCCGGGCTTCTGCTCGACCCGGCCATCGCCTCCAACCCGTTCTACGGCATCGTGCCCGGCGCGCTGCGCATCCCCATGGTGCTGCTCGCCTCCATGGCCACCATTTGCGCCTCGCAGGCCATGATTTCGGGGGTGTTCTCCCTCGCCCGCCACGCCATCCTGCTCGACTATCTGCCCAGGATGCGCGTCATGCGGACTTCCTGGATCATTCCGGGCCAGATCTACATACCGGCCATCAACACCATCATGATGTGCGCGAGCGTTCTCCTTGTGTTCGCCTTCCGCGAGTCGGCCAACATGGCCGGCGCGTTCGGCCTCGCGGTCACGGGCACCATGGTGGTGACCACCTGTCTGTACTTCTTCGTCATCACCCGCAACTGGAAGTGGCCCCTGTGGATCGCCGCCTCGCTGGTCTCGGGATTCCTCATCCTGGACCTGCTTTTTTTCGGCACGAACCTCCTCAAGGTTGTCAGCGGCGGCTGGTTCGTCCTGCTGGCGGCCTGCGCGGCCATGCTGTGCATGCTGGCCAGCAAGCGCCATCAGGACGGCAATTGGCGTCTGACGCTTTCGAGGGGCTCCATCCCGCTTGAGACGTTCATGAGACGCCTGGGCGAGATCGCGCTCGCACGCGCTCCCGGCACGGCGGTCTTTTTGGGCGTCGAGGCGGCCAACACCCCGAAGTCCCTGGTGGATATTCTCGGGGAGCGCGGGGTGCTGCATGAGAACGTCGTGATCGTGTGCCTGCGCAGGACCGGCGACCCCACGGTGGAGGCGGGCAAGCGTCTGGCCGTGCGACACCTGGGTCTGGGCGTCCATCAGATCGTGGCCCGCTACGGATTCATGGAGCACCCGAACGTGCCGGAGCTGCTCGACGAGGCCGAGAGCCACGGCGTGCCGCACGACCCTGCCCTTGTCTATTACCTGGGAGGCCAGAGCCGCCCCAAGGCCGGGCATGGCCCCTGGGAGAATGTTCTCGACGCCGTTGGCGGACTGCTCTTTCGCGGGGAGCCCCCGGCGTTCACTTCTTTCGGCATCCCCGCAGCCCGCGTGATCACCGAGGCTGGCGATGTGGAGTAG
- a CDS encoding sigma-54 interaction domain-containing protein: MLPTPGRMLAPIKEYTMTFPGHIHCDSIMDSLADGVFTVDKDWTITFFNRAAANITGIPVEQAVGRKCRDVFHSSICDGACALKTCMEQNLSMTNKSIHIVGPDGKRIPLSISASPLRDKDGRLIGGVETFRDLSDISLMRRQLQGERTLEDIITRSRGMTRVLDILPRIAASRTSVLLLGESGTGKELVARAIHNMSPRKNGPFVTVNCGALPETLMESELFGYKKGAFTDAKTDHKGKFQAAHKGTILLDELGDLPYRLQVKLLRVLQDMIVEPLGSSNAVAVDVRVIAATNLDLEAMAAAGQFRQDLFYRLNVARIALPSLRERPEDIPLLARHFIEHFNAVQASQVEGLSEDVTFLLLRHNYPGNVRELRNILEYATLLQHKGFIQVEHLPEYLHPDPQQPTLTRPGMTLREIKRQAALQSIKRNGGRKMAACRELGISKDTLRRILGDEQAPPQGA, encoded by the coding sequence ATGCTACCTACCCCAGGGCGCATGCTCGCTCCCATCAAGGAATACACCATGACCTTTCCCGGCCACATCCATTGCGACTCAATCATGGACAGCCTTGCCGACGGGGTTTTCACCGTCGACAAGGACTGGACCATCACCTTCTTCAACCGCGCTGCGGCGAACATCACCGGCATACCGGTCGAGCAGGCGGTCGGACGCAAATGCCGCGACGTGTTCCACTCCTCCATTTGCGACGGAGCTTGCGCCCTCAAGACGTGCATGGAGCAGAACCTCTCCATGACCAACAAATCCATCCACATCGTCGGGCCGGACGGGAAGCGCATCCCGCTGTCCATCAGCGCCTCGCCCCTCAGAGACAAGGACGGACGTCTCATCGGCGGCGTCGAAACGTTCCGCGACCTTTCGGACATCTCGCTCATGCGCCGCCAGTTGCAGGGAGAGCGCACCCTGGAGGACATCATCACCCGCAGCCGGGGCATGACCCGCGTGCTGGACATCCTTCCGCGCATCGCCGCAAGCCGGACCTCGGTGCTGCTGCTTGGTGAATCCGGCACGGGAAAGGAGTTGGTCGCCAGGGCCATCCACAACATGAGCCCCCGCAAGAACGGGCCTTTCGTCACCGTCAACTGCGGCGCGCTGCCCGAAACGCTCATGGAATCTGAGCTGTTCGGCTACAAGAAGGGCGCCTTCACCGACGCCAAAACCGATCACAAGGGGAAATTCCAGGCCGCCCACAAGGGAACGATCCTGCTCGACGAACTGGGCGACCTGCCCTACCGCCTGCAGGTGAAGCTGTTGCGCGTGCTGCAGGACATGATCGTGGAGCCCCTGGGCTCGTCCAACGCCGTTGCAGTGGACGTGCGGGTCATCGCTGCTACGAACCTTGACCTCGAAGCCATGGCCGCCGCGGGCCAGTTCCGCCAGGATCTCTTCTACAGGCTCAACGTGGCGAGAATCGCGCTGCCGTCCCTGCGCGAACGCCCTGAAGACATCCCCTTGCTGGCCAGACATTTCATCGAACACTTCAACGCCGTCCAGGCCAGCCAGGTGGAGGGGCTCTCGGAAGACGTCACCTTCCTGCTGTTGCGCCACAACTATCCCGGCAACGTCAGGGAACTGCGCAACATCCTGGAATACGCCACGCTTCTGCAGCACAAGGGATTCATCCAGGTCGAGCATCTGCCGGAGTATCTCCATCCCGACCCGCAGCAGCCGACGCTGACCCGCCCCGGCATGACCCTGCGGGAGATCAAGCGCCAGGCCGCGCTGCAAAGCATCAAGCGCAACGGTGGACGCAAGATGGCGGCATGCCGCGAACTCGGCATCAGCAAGGACACCCTTCGCAGGATTCTCGGAGACGAACAGGCCCCACCTCAAGGCGCATAA
- a CDS encoding phosphatase PAP2 family protein: MRFASVAGSASVFLPLCATLALFGREHLGEAAQRCLAGEACMLPVIVALRRLFRRARPSPRKPRAWAAWDLYSFPSHHAARAWMAAATAAACIDGAALPAYFLAVLVGISRVYLLRHHFTDVLAGAALGLAAASVVAAAFMRVLG, translated from the coding sequence ATGCGCTTCGCGAGCGTCGCAGGGTCCGCAAGCGTGTTCCTGCCCCTGTGCGCGACGCTTGCCCTGTTCGGCCGGGAGCATCTTGGCGAGGCGGCCCAGCGCTGTCTCGCGGGCGAGGCATGCATGCTGCCCGTCATCGTGGCCCTTCGCCGTCTTTTCAGGCGGGCGAGGCCTTCGCCCAGGAAGCCTCGGGCCTGGGCGGCCTGGGACCTGTACTCCTTTCCCTCGCACCACGCCGCCAGGGCCTGGATGGCTGCTGCCACTGCCGCAGCCTGCATCGACGGCGCGGCGCTCCCGGCGTATTTCCTGGCCGTTCTTGTCGGGATAAGCAGGGTCTATCTGCTCAGGCACCACTTCACGGATGTGCTCGCCGGAGCGGCCCTGGGGTTGGCGGCGGCGTCCGTGGTGGCCGCCGCGTTCATGCGGGTGCTGGGCTAG
- a CDS encoding tyrosine-type recombinase/integrase — protein MGHQWGQTKHEGVRYREHPTRKHGVRPDQYFAIRYRVNGKRREEGLGWASQGWTAQKAALELAKLKEAHRTGQGAFTLSERREQALEQRQAEEEAKAQQEREGVTFGAVFLGTYLEHAQGNKKPNSIRTEKTLFETWIKPTIGSAPLKDVAPFHLEKIKKTMRTAGRSARSQEYALALVRQVFNFAKAHDIYSGPSPVQKVKAPKADNRRVRFLTHEEADALLDALKARSLDVWGTALLSLNTGLRAGEALALTWADVDFEHGVLTIKDTKSGRNRQVPMTSEVRSMLEERRGEAKPAELVFPAERGEQAAAISKTYVRTVADLGLNAGIEDARQKVVFHTLRHTCASWLVQNGVPLITVGRLLGHSTMAMTERYSHLAPDHFRQAVDTLEAVRRKKPGKVVSINGGPE, from the coding sequence ATGGGCCACCAGTGGGGCCAGACCAAACACGAAGGCGTCAGGTACCGTGAGCACCCGACCCGCAAGCACGGTGTCAGGCCTGACCAGTATTTCGCCATCCGCTACCGCGTGAACGGCAAGCGCCGGGAAGAAGGCCTTGGATGGGCAAGCCAGGGGTGGACGGCACAGAAAGCGGCCCTGGAGTTGGCCAAGCTCAAGGAGGCACACAGAACCGGCCAGGGAGCCTTCACGCTTTCCGAAAGGCGTGAACAGGCCTTGGAACAGCGGCAAGCCGAGGAAGAGGCCAAGGCCCAACAAGAGCGCGAGGGCGTGACCTTCGGCGCGGTCTTCCTGGGAACCTACCTGGAGCACGCCCAGGGCAACAAGAAGCCCAATTCCATCCGCACTGAAAAGACCCTCTTCGAAACCTGGATCAAGCCCACCATTGGCAGCGCTCCGCTCAAGGACGTGGCCCCCTTCCACCTGGAGAAGATCAAGAAGACGATGCGTACGGCCGGACGATCCGCCCGGAGCCAGGAATATGCCCTCGCCCTTGTCCGGCAGGTCTTCAACTTCGCCAAGGCGCACGACATTTATTCCGGCCCTTCCCCGGTGCAGAAGGTCAAGGCCCCCAAGGCGGACAACCGCCGCGTGCGCTTCCTGACCCATGAAGAGGCAGACGCCCTACTCGACGCCCTGAAAGCTCGCTCGCTTGATGTTTGGGGAACCGCCCTGCTCTCCCTCAACACCGGACTTCGGGCCGGGGAAGCCCTGGCCCTGACGTGGGCCGACGTGGATTTCGAACACGGCGTCCTGACCATCAAGGACACCAAGAGCGGACGCAACCGGCAAGTGCCCATGACCTCCGAAGTCCGGTCCATGCTGGAGGAGCGGCGAGGGGAAGCCAAGCCGGCCGAGCTCGTTTTCCCTGCGGAACGTGGCGAGCAGGCGGCCGCCATCTCGAAAACCTACGTCCGGACCGTGGCTGACCTGGGGCTCAACGCCGGGATCGAGGACGCCCGGCAAAAGGTGGTCTTCCACACCCTGCGCCACACGTGCGCGAGCTGGCTCGTGCAGAACGGCGTGCCCCTCATCACCGTGGGACGGCTCCTGGGGCACTCCACCATGGCCATGACCGAACGGTACAGCCACCTGGCCCCGGACCACTTCCGCCAGGCCGTGGACACCCTGGAGGCCGTCCGGCGCAAGAAGCCCGGCAAGGTGGTGAGCATCAACGGCGGCCCCGAATGA
- a CDS encoding cytotoxic translational repressor of toxin-antitoxin stability system — translation MAWTVKLSGKAEKGIKRLPLAVQKALVLLLQDMEDGGPVRGNWPNYSKLGAGRHHCHLKKGRPTYVAVWEERAGHVRLIEVTYAGTHEKAPY, via the coding sequence ATGGCGTGGACGGTGAAACTCTCCGGGAAGGCCGAAAAGGGCATCAAACGCCTGCCCCTCGCCGTCCAGAAAGCCCTTGTGCTCCTCTTGCAGGACATGGAGGACGGCGGCCCCGTGCGCGGGAACTGGCCCAACTATTCTAAGCTGGGCGCGGGGCGTCATCACTGCCACCTGAAGAAGGGACGGCCCACCTATGTGGCCGTCTGGGAGGAGCGCGCCGGGCACGTGCGCCTGATCGAGGTGACTTATGCTGGAACACACGAAAAAGCCCCCTACTGA
- a CDS encoding helix-turn-helix domain-containing protein: MLEHTKKPPTDNVVLSFTGPAAMKEEAVKRLVALGFSVREDADSIPWREAFPFKDQELPGVFLSGARYREGLTQEALSKAAGIPRRHISEMENGKRPIGKQNARRLGEALNVDPKRFLTA; this comes from the coding sequence ATGCTGGAACACACGAAAAAGCCCCCTACTGACAACGTGGTCCTGAGCTTCACCGGCCCGGCCGCCATGAAGGAAGAGGCGGTCAAGCGACTCGTGGCCCTTGGCTTCTCCGTGCGGGAGGATGCTGACTCCATCCCCTGGCGGGAGGCCTTCCCCTTCAAGGACCAGGAGTTGCCGGGCGTGTTCCTGTCCGGGGCGCGCTACCGCGAGGGCTTGACCCAGGAGGCCTTGTCCAAGGCAGCGGGCATTCCCCGTAGGCACATCTCCGAGATGGAGAACGGCAAGCGGCCCATTGGGAAGCAGAACGCCCGCAGGCTGGGGGAAGCCCTCAACGTGGACCCGAAACGGTTTTTGACGGCATAG
- a CDS encoding helix-turn-helix domain-containing protein codes for MFKPRWLSSNYATQLYDISINEAVLLIYKGLPVYDLDGVRVVEHPRLLDTYEQEPEYASTVLGSGMLKILDTGYLSDTSSRYYKFCDDRFYSDLRRGLYKFKTKEMESFAGFNTSSKDATTIQSEQRSTGQSCEDTPQHEHKAKRKHTRGAVTQAQAAALCQVSVRLFQEWEAGRNAPEGFPGRSDAMVLTAWANTYQGRQKLKEAAISMSRATSMDPRHLENMSDEDSPWG; via the coding sequence ATGTTCAAGCCTAGATGGTTGTCTTCGAATTACGCGACACAGCTATACGACATTAGTATCAATGAGGCCGTTCTGCTGATCTACAAAGGTCTTCCTGTATATGACCTAGATGGTGTGCGGGTAGTCGAACACCCTCGGCTTCTCGACACCTATGAACAAGAACCGGAATATGCCTCAACAGTTCTTGGATCAGGAATGCTAAAGATCCTCGACACGGGCTACCTATCTGACACTTCTTCTCGATATTACAAATTTTGCGACGACAGATTTTACAGTGACCTGCGAAGAGGCTTATACAAATTTAAGACTAAAGAGATGGAATCATTTGCAGGCTTCAACACATCATCAAAAGACGCCACCACAATTCAATCTGAACAACGATCAACCGGCCAATCTTGCGAGGACACCCCTCAACACGAGCACAAGGCAAAGCGAAAACATACACGCGGAGCCGTCACACAAGCACAGGCTGCTGCTCTGTGCCAAGTGAGCGTGCGTCTATTCCAGGAATGGGAAGCGGGGCGGAACGCTCCAGAAGGATTTCCAGGGCGATCCGATGCCATGGTGTTGACCGCGTGGGCAAATACTTATCAAGGAAGACAAAAACTGAAGGAAGCTGCCATCAGCATGAGCCGGGCCACGTCCATGGACCCGAGGCACCTTGAAAACATGTCCGATGAGGATTCCCCCTGGGGATAG